The Erwinia billingiae Eb661 nucleotide sequence TACCGACGGCGCCGTAACGCAGTTGGGAAAGATCGGGCTTCTTCTCTGCCAGTTCATCAAACAGGGGTTGCAGATTGTCAGGAAGATCGCCTGCACCGTGCGTGGAGCAAACCACCAGCCAGGTGCCTTCAACGCTCAGTTCTTCCAGTTCAGGACCGTGAAGTAACTCGGTTGAAAAGCCTGCTTCTTCCAGCTTCTCAGCCAGAAGTTCAGCCACATATTCCGCGCTGCCTAAGGTGCTACCCGTGATTAACGTAATGTCAGCCATTTATAAAGATCCCTGTACCTCAAAGGCGGCTATTGTACGCTGTGATCAAGCGGGGATCTACCTGTGGATAAGTAAGGGTAATTGGCTGGGAGGGATGAACCGAAAAAGACGCGGGAGATCAGCAGCCCGACGATAGCTGATGAAAAAGAGAAAATGCTGGCGATCGGGCCTTAAACGATCCCGATCGGTGTGTGGATAATATTGTGCACAGATCAGGGCTTGATGGTGCGCATAATCGGGTTCTGCAGGGAGATCAGCGTCTCGGTTGACTGGATTTCATCGATGGTCTGGATCTTGTTGATCAACACCAGTTGCAGGGCATCGATCGAGCGGCACATCACCTTAATAAAGATGCTGTAGTGACCGGTGGTGTACCAGGCTTCCACCACTTCATCCAGCGCATCAAGTTTTGCCACCGCAGCCGGATAGTCACGGGCACTTTTCAAAATGATGCCGATAAAGCAGCAGACGTCATAGCCAAGATGCTTGGGATCAATCTCCAGCCGCGTGCCTTTAATGATCCCCGCCTGCTTCATTTTCTCCACGCGAACGTGAATAGTGCCTGGGCTGACGTTGAACACTTTTGCCAGTTCAGCATAGGCGGTACGGGCATTTTCCATTAACGCATTAAGGATGCCACGATCGAGACTGT carries:
- the asnC gene encoding transcriptional regulator AsnC encodes the protein MADNLQIDSLDRGILNALMENARTAYAELAKVFNVSPGTIHVRVEKMKQAGIIKGTRLEIDPKHLGYDVCCFIGIILKSARDYPAAVAKLDALDEVVEAWYTTGHYSIFIKVMCRSIDALQLVLINKIQTIDEIQSTETLISLQNPIMRTIKP
- the mioC gene encoding FMN-binding protein MioC, with protein sequence MADITLITGSTLGSAEYVAELLAEKLEEAGFSTELLHGPELEELSVEGTWLVVCSTHGAGDLPDNLQPLFDELAEKKPDLSQLRYGAVGIGNREYDLFCGAIEKIDVLLTSCGAQRIGDRLDIDVLEHEIPEDPAEVWVESWKNLLK